Below is a genomic region from Heptranchias perlo isolate sHepPer1 chromosome 26, sHepPer1.hap1, whole genome shotgun sequence.
ggtcgtGGGTtagggggggggattgggggtcgtGGGTTAGGGAGGGGCTGGGATTGGGGGTCGTGGGTTAGAGGGGggctgggatcgggggtcatagGTTAGAGGGGGGGGATTGGGGCCTTTTCACGGGTTGGAGTTTTTGGGCGAGTGTCACAACCAAGAGTCCGGAGCCGGAAGAGTGGAGTTCGGGGGGTGTCGTTAGTGCCCCGCCCCCGCCGGTCGCCCCGCCCCTCGCCCCGCCCCCGCCGGTCGCCCCGCCCCTCGCCCCCCGCCGGTCGCCCCGCCCACCTGTCGATCACGGGgcccgccccgccccccgccccgcccccgccgGTCGCCCCGCCCACCTGTCGATCACGGGgcccgccccgccccccgccgGTCGCCCCGCCCACCTGTCGATCACGGGgcccgccccgccccccgccgGTCGCCCCGCCCCTCGCCCCGCCCACCTGTCGATCACGGGgcccgccccgccccccgccgGTCGCCCCGCCCACCTGTCGATCACGGGgcccgccccgccccccgccgGTCGCCCCGCCCACCTGTCGATCACGGGgcccgccccgccccccgccgGTCGCCCCGCCCACCTGTCGATCACGGGGCCCGCAGGCCGGAGCCTGGATCCGAGCGATGGGGAAACTCCGCGACAAACTGACCGGAAAAAGAGCCCCGAGGCCGCCGCCAGCCGCGGGCggggtgaaggaggagaaggagcggcgGGGCCCGGAGAATGAGCCGGTGTCCCGGGCCCTGACCCCGAGCAGCAGCCTGGAGTTTGCGGAAGCCCGGCGGAGACTGCTGGAGACGGAGAGGCGGCAACGCCGGGTCCGGGAGCTGGAGATCGGCCTGCAGCAACTGCGCGATGTCCTGGTTCGGGCCGAGCGAGAGGCCGTGGAGCACGGGGAGCTGGTCAGCCGGATCCGGAGCCGGGCCCAGCAGGGAGAGGTCGGGCTCACCGCCCGCAGCCAGAGCATCAAAACCCGCCTCAAATTCAAGGGACACCGGGCGCCGCTACTGGTCGCCGCCGCCTTCCGGCTCCGCAGCTGCGTCCCCTGGGCCAGTAAATGAGGGGCCGAGCGGCCGGGGGACTGGGGGCCGGGGGCCGGGGGACTGGGGGccgggggccggggccgggggccGGGGGCGGGGAATGACCGGTGTCCGGGGGACTGGGCCGGGGGCGGGGAGTGACCGGTGTCCGGGGGACTGGGCCGGGGGCGGGGAATGACCGGGGGCCGGGGGACTGGGCCGGGGGCCGGGGGCGGGGAATGACCGGGGGCCGGGGGACTGGGccgggggccggggccgggcgatGTTGCGGTGCCCGGGAGCCGGGATCTTCTCACTGTCAGAATATAAATTAAcaataaaataacatttatttAACCCGGAGACTGAGAGTCGGCGCCTGCCTTTCCCCGGCGGGGACACGGTCCGGGGCTTCTCCCATTCCTTGCCCCAGGGGCAGTGAGTGACACAAAGGGGTTCAGACACCGTCCTTCCGCCTCCAGGACCTCGAGTCTGGGGAATGTGGATCAGGATCAATCCGCGGCGGCGGAGAGTGAGCGTTACTCTGGATCagaccctgtatctgccctgggagtgtttgatgggacagtgtagagggagctttactctggatcagaccctgtacctgtccctgggagtgtttgatgggacagtgtagagggagctttactctgtatctaaccctgtacctgaccctgggagtgtttgatgggacagtgtagagggagctttactctgtatctaaccctgtacctgaccctgggagtgtttgatgggacagtgtagagggagctttactctgtatctaaccctgtacctgaccctgggagtgtttgatgggacagtgtagagggagctttactctgtatctaaccctgtacctgccctgggagtgtttgatgggacagtgtagagggagctttactctgtatctaaccctgtacctgccctgggagtgtttgatgggacagtgtagagggagctttcctctgtatctaaccctgtacctgccctgggagtgtttgatgggacagtgtagagggagctttactctgtatctaaccctgtacctgaccctgggagtgtttgatgggacagtgtagagggagctttactctgtatctaaccctgtacctgaccctgggagtgtttgatgggacagtgtagggggagctttactctgtatctaaccctgtacctgaccctgggagtgtttgatgggacagtgtagagggagctttactctgtatctaaccctgtacctgccctgggagtgtttgatgggacagtgtagggggagctttactctgtatctaaccctgtacctgccctgggagtgtttgatgggacagtgtagagggagctttactctgtatctaaccctgtacctgccctgggagtgtttgatgggacagtgtagggggagctttactctgtatcgaaccctgtacctgccctgggagtgtttgatgggacagtgtagagggagctttactctgtatctaacccgtgctgtacctgccctgggagtgtttgatgggacagtgtagagggagctttactctgtatcgaaccctgtacctgccctgggagtgtttgatgggacagtgtagagggagctttactctgtatcgaaccctgtacctgaccctgggagtgtttgatgggacagtgtagagggagctttactctgtatctaaccctgtacctgccctgggagtgtttgatgggacagtgtagagggagctttactctgtatctaaccctgtacctgaccctgggagtgtttgatgggacagtgtagagggagctttactctgtatctaaccctgtacctgccctgggagtgtttgatgggacagtgtagagggagctttactctgtatcgaaccctgtacctgccctgggagtgtttgatgggacagtgtagagggagctttactctgtatctaacccgtgctgtacctgccctgggagtgtttgatgggacagtgtagagggagctttactctgtatcgaaccctgtacctgccctgggagtgtttgatgggacagtgtagagggagctttactctgtatcgaaccctgtacctgaccctgggagtgtttgatgggacagtgtagagggagctttactctgtatctaaccctgtacctgccctgggagtgtttgatgggacggtgtagagggaggtttactctgtatctaaccctgtacctgaccctgggagtgtttgatgggacagtgtagagggagctttactctgtatctaaccctgtacctgaccctgggagtgtttgatgggacagtgtagagggagctttactctgtatctaaccctgtacctgaccctgggagtgtttgatgggacggtgtagagggagctttactctgtatctaaccctgtacctgccctgggagtgtttgatgggacggtgtagagggagctttactctgtatctaaccctgtacctgccctgggagtgtttgatgggacagtgtagagggaggtttactctgtatctaaccctgtacctgaccctgggagtgtttgatgggacagtgtagagggaggtttactctgtatctaaccctgtacctgtccctgggagtgtttgacgggacagtgtggatcCTGTTCTATGATTTACGATGATGTCTGTATTTGATGCTCAAGGGGTTGTAGCTTCAGGGCCCTTCCTGCAGGGAGATGGCGGTGAGGAGCCAGAAGCTGATGATGTATCTCTAGCTGATCGGGCACACAGCCTGCGGCCATTGCAGTCACACAACAGCCCTCGTAGGTAGGAAACTTAGTATCACAACCTGATTTAgttcacgcacatacacacaactCACCCACACCAAGGAAATCACAGGTACCAGTGAGGAGCAGAGAATACAGCGGCTGGAAATCGGGATGCATTTCATTGCTCACAGAGTAGAGACAGACCAGAGCACGTAACCAAGTTAGTCAGATGTTTGTGCCCTTGAACGATGAAAGACGGGAAAAGATCCTCTGGTCTATCCGGCCTATCCCACACAATCGTgatgccttgtgtatcacaatatatgcacgccccacccgaaaccatgtgatctcctgggagaggcaagaaaCCAGATCAaaccccaggccaatttgggggaagaAAAGCTAGGAATTTCCTCTCCAACCCCACTGGGCAATCGaagccagtccaggagatcactctggccccgaTAATTCTATGCAGCAGCTACCtgttgtaagaggtgatctccgccccagtcagaaacaggtccagctcacgcttgaaggaattcactGAATCCGCGTCCACCACTcgagctggcagcctgttccagaggcccattattctctgggaaaagaaacagCTCCTGACATCGATCTGGCCTCAAACAACTTATAATTGTGACgcttggtcctccctaacctatttaattggaactgtCAATTTGAgcaccatctattcctttcttcaccttataaacctcaatcagatcactcccTAGGTCTACGCTTCTCTCAAGTgtggagtcccagctcttttagcctatttgataactaagatgctttaaactgggaattagtcttgtggccctcttctgcaccctttccaaagcctcaatatcacccactatGTGAGAAGGccaaaccttttttttattcgttcaggagatgtgggcgtcgctggcagggccagcatttattgcccatccctaaggacagtcagcatggatttgttaaggaaaggttgtgtctgattaacttgattgaattttttgagcaggtaacaaggagggtcgatgagggtaacatgtttgatgtag
It encodes:
- the LOC137342757 gene encoding TMF-regulated nuclear protein 1-like: MGKLRDKLTGKRAPRPPPAAGGVKEEKERRGPENEPVSRALTPSSSLEFAEARRRLLETERRQRRVRELEIGLQQLRDVLVRAEREAVEHGELVSRIRSRAQQGEVGLTARSQSIKTRLKFKGHRAPLLVAAAFRLRSCVPWASK